One part of the Bradyrhizobium sp. CB1650 genome encodes these proteins:
- a CDS encoding di-heme-cytochrome C peroxidase, whose amino-acid sequence MHNPASKPFDPSIEVSPNNPCPFLRGLVGEGFVDGGTVPLGTLAQTIADASGEKGPKKTLARVQVRGVALIANGARHLLKSFWSGAQLDALRGGPLDKRGAGSRILGVDGRVDEEEIARFASFGRNYPDPAGGVEPGLNASEIDIFMRDNLKRAGDAARWYYPLLMKFEWPILLKIMGKGEGENRYLSVADVRVLFNQRKFPERIEQRIIAEPVTTRSPVRRFAGGLAAALLVLALAILRFPDQFQPMLPNFIGQFLAPPLPQRVEARAAYWLEQNWSLEDRHWFHHVSQGTATFPVPYNWFMALEQPRLHFFSQPGLLHDSSHLERFGFIPSPQTINTDDTTLRRFGYANVYDTTKPAPARLWDPPVKWDTPVENVDGLPVGFARMTGVPDPATGRQGEDRIGLTCAACHTGQIHYKGVDVRFDGGPAMTDLKKLEITTGLSIAYTLYVPFRFKRFADRVLGPSASDADRDVLKQKLNEVGTFLLDWQKTYEKTIDGKKTWDNKEQQDTEEGFGRLDALNRIGNQVFAQDMVLSGLGDFEKNLHAQDAPVSFPPIWTVPWLKYAQYDASIEQPLIRNAGEALGVTALLNLSDNYPKNTLFRSSIEIKNLHWIESLLAGSSPFPKKQFSGLTSPKWPSEIFSDDAWKIDGERVKRGRKLYAEICAECHLGPVNDPVFDAEFPDQSVWSSSRWESSGNDRVLNPIQKSVKGMGTDSAQANVLEKRTVQVPGFLKLDPTQNLNAWWNCNLPEVSSTDMPYSLGLMVLVDIVSRKAMDDANIKPEEQQAWWGARKNCPNPGPQPPDPKEPRPWYRARPLNGVWATAPYLHNGSVPSLYWMLSPAAERPKSFCMGNRDYDPKQVGFAVVDGESCNTGQTRFSTRASDGSEINGNSNAGHSLEGTPGPGKDGIIGRLLKKDERYDLIEYLKTL is encoded by the coding sequence ATGCATAACCCCGCCTCGAAACCCTTCGATCCCTCGATCGAGGTCTCGCCGAACAATCCCTGCCCGTTCCTGCGCGGACTCGTCGGCGAGGGCTTTGTCGACGGCGGGACTGTCCCGCTCGGCACGCTGGCACAGACAATCGCCGATGCGAGTGGCGAGAAGGGGCCGAAGAAGACGCTGGCTCGCGTCCAGGTCCGCGGGGTTGCGCTCATCGCCAACGGCGCGCGTCACCTGTTGAAGAGCTTCTGGTCGGGCGCCCAGCTCGACGCGCTGCGCGGCGGTCCTCTGGACAAGCGCGGGGCCGGTTCACGCATCCTCGGCGTCGACGGGCGCGTCGATGAGGAGGAGATCGCGCGGTTTGCCAGCTTCGGCCGCAATTATCCTGATCCGGCCGGCGGCGTCGAGCCCGGGCTCAACGCGTCGGAAATCGACATCTTCATGCGCGATAACCTCAAGCGCGCCGGCGACGCCGCGCGCTGGTACTACCCGCTGCTGATGAAATTCGAATGGCCGATCCTGCTGAAGATCATGGGCAAGGGCGAGGGCGAGAACCGCTATCTCAGCGTCGCCGACGTGCGCGTGCTGTTCAATCAGCGCAAATTCCCCGAGCGGATCGAGCAGCGGATCATCGCCGAGCCGGTGACCACGCGCTCGCCCGTGCGTCGCTTTGCCGGCGGGCTCGCCGCCGCACTGCTGGTCTTGGCCCTCGCGATCCTGCGCTTCCCCGATCAGTTCCAGCCGATGCTGCCCAACTTCATCGGGCAGTTCCTGGCCCCGCCGCTGCCCCAGCGTGTCGAAGCCCGAGCGGCGTATTGGCTCGAGCAAAACTGGTCGCTGGAGGACCGGCACTGGTTTCATCACGTCAGCCAAGGGACTGCGACCTTCCCGGTACCCTACAACTGGTTCATGGCGCTGGAGCAGCCACGGCTGCATTTCTTCTCGCAGCCCGGATTGCTGCATGACAGCTCCCATCTGGAGCGCTTCGGCTTCATCCCGAGCCCTCAGACGATCAACACCGACGACACCACGCTGCGCCGGTTCGGCTATGCCAACGTCTACGACACGACGAAGCCGGCCCCGGCGCGGCTTTGGGATCCGCCAGTCAAATGGGACACCCCGGTTGAAAACGTCGACGGCCTGCCGGTCGGCTTCGCGCGCATGACCGGCGTGCCGGATCCTGCGACCGGTCGCCAGGGCGAGGACAGGATCGGACTGACCTGCGCCGCCTGCCACACCGGCCAGATCCACTACAAGGGCGTGGACGTCCGGTTCGACGGCGGCCCCGCAATGACGGATCTGAAGAAGCTCGAGATCACGACCGGGCTCTCCATCGCCTACACGCTCTACGTGCCATTCCGCTTCAAGCGCTTTGCGGATCGCGTGCTGGGCCCCTCTGCCAGCGACGCGGACCGCGATGTGCTGAAGCAGAAACTGAACGAGGTCGGCACCTTCCTGCTCGACTGGCAAAAGACCTACGAGAAGACGATCGATGGCAAGAAGACCTGGGACAACAAGGAGCAGCAGGACACCGAAGAGGGGTTCGGTCGCCTCGACGCGCTGAATCGTATCGGCAATCAAGTCTTTGCGCAGGACATGGTGCTGAGCGGTCTCGGCGACTTTGAGAAGAATTTGCACGCCCAGGATGCGCCGGTCAGCTTCCCGCCGATCTGGACCGTGCCCTGGCTCAAATACGCGCAATATGACGCCTCGATCGAGCAACCGCTGATCCGCAACGCGGGCGAGGCCCTGGGCGTGACCGCGCTGCTCAATCTGTCCGACAATTATCCCAAGAACACGCTGTTTCGCTCGTCGATCGAGATCAAGAATCTGCACTGGATCGAGTCGCTGCTGGCCGGATCGTCGCCCTTTCCGAAGAAGCAGTTCAGTGGACTGACGTCACCGAAATGGCCGTCAGAGATCTTCAGCGACGACGCCTGGAAGATCGATGGCGAGCGCGTCAAGCGCGGCCGCAAGCTCTACGCGGAGATCTGTGCCGAATGTCATCTCGGGCCCGTCAACGACCCCGTGTTCGATGCCGAATTTCCGGACCAGAGCGTCTGGTCCTCGTCGCGCTGGGAATCCAGCGGAAACGACAGGGTTCTGAACCCGATCCAGAAAAGCGTCAAAGGCATGGGGACCGACTCCGCTCAGGCCAATGTGCTGGAGAAGCGGACGGTTCAGGTGCCGGGCTTCCTCAAGCTGGATCCCACGCAGAACCTCAATGCCTGGTGGAATTGCAATCTGCCCGAGGTCTCGTCGACCGACATGCCCTACTCACTCGGCCTGATGGTCCTCGTCGACATCGTCAGCCGGAAGGCGATGGACGACGCCAACATCAAGCCCGAGGAGCAGCAGGCCTGGTGGGGTGCGCGCAAGAACTGCCCAAATCCCGGTCCTCAGCCGCCTGACCCCAAGGAACCACGGCCCTGGTACCGCGCGCGGCCGCTCAATGGCGTGTGGGCAACCGCGCCCTATCTCCACAACGGATCGGTGCCCTCGCTCTATTGGATGCTGAGCCCCGCGGCCGAACGTCCGAAATCGTTCTGCATGGGCAACCGCGACTACGATCCAAAGCAGGTCGGCTTCGCCGTCGTCGACGGCGAGAGCTGCAACACCGGGCAGACGCGATTCTCGACGAGAGCATCGGACGGCAGCGAGATCAACGGCAACAGCAATGCCGGCCACTCGCTGGAGGGCACGCCGGGACCCGGCAAGGATGGCATCATCGGCCGCCTGCTCAAAAAGGACGAGCGCTACGACCTGATCGAGTATCTGAAGACGCTGTAG
- a CDS encoding Hsp20 family protein, with amino-acid sequence MRTYDLTPFYRSTVGFDRLFNLLDQAGSDGSPGYPPYNIERTGENAYRITVAVSGFSKDELSIVAKENTLTIKGEKVANENGKNEVLYRGIAARAFERAFQLADFVQVKDASLENGLLHVDLVREIPEAKKPRQIAINTGAQGAQVIEGSKAAA; translated from the coding sequence ATGCGTACCTACGATCTCACCCCCTTTTATCGTTCCACCGTCGGCTTCGACCGTCTCTTCAACCTGCTCGACCAGGCAGGCTCCGACGGCAGCCCCGGCTATCCGCCCTATAACATCGAGCGTACCGGCGAGAACGCCTACCGCATCACCGTTGCGGTCTCGGGCTTCTCCAAGGATGAGCTCTCCATCGTCGCGAAGGAGAACACGCTGACGATCAAGGGCGAGAAGGTCGCGAACGAGAACGGCAAGAACGAAGTGCTCTACCGCGGCATCGCCGCCCGCGCCTTCGAGCGCGCGTTCCAACTTGCCGATTTCGTGCAGGTGAAGGATGCCTCGCTCGAGAACGGCCTGCTTCACGTCGACCTCGTGCGCGAGATCCCCGAGGCCAAGAAGCCGCGCCAGATCGCGATCAACACCGGCGCGCAAGGCGCGCAGGTGATCGAGGGCTCGAAGGCCGCGGCCTAA
- a CDS encoding alpha/beta hydrolase, producing MTLVSIPANPVPENVVSGTIKTPDGAELRFARWAPPAGRKGTVCVFTGRGEQIEKYFETVRDLRDRGFAVAMIDWRGQGHSSRRLRDPRKGYVRNFSDFEIDVETFVQQVVLPDCPPPFFALAHSMGGAVMLRLAHAGKRWFDRMVLSAPMIDLPGRATSLPVRVLLKTMRLMGQGGRYVPGGSDRLTGLDAFINNPLTSDPVRYARNAAILEEDPTLGLASPTVAWADAAFRAMHTFKGMNYPSEIRQPILMLAASNDTIVSTAAIEEFAYHLRAGSHLVIAGAKHEILQEQDRYRSQFWAAFDAFVPGTPLFG from the coding sequence ATGACGCTGGTCTCGATCCCCGCCAATCCGGTCCCCGAAAACGTCGTCAGCGGCACCATCAAGACGCCGGACGGCGCCGAGCTGCGCTTCGCGCGCTGGGCCCCGCCGGCGGGGCGCAAGGGTACCGTCTGCGTCTTCACCGGGCGCGGCGAGCAGATCGAAAAATATTTCGAGACGGTGCGCGACCTGCGCGACCGTGGCTTTGCGGTGGCGATGATCGACTGGCGCGGGCAGGGGCATTCCTCGCGCCGCCTGCGCGATCCGCGCAAGGGCTACGTGCGCAACTTCTCCGACTTCGAGATCGACGTCGAGACCTTCGTGCAGCAGGTGGTGCTGCCTGATTGTCCGCCGCCGTTCTTCGCGCTGGCCCATTCCATGGGCGGCGCGGTGATGTTGCGCCTGGCGCATGCAGGCAAGCGCTGGTTCGATCGCATGGTGCTGTCTGCGCCGATGATCGACCTGCCGGGCCGCGCCACCTCGTTGCCAGTGCGGGTGCTATTGAAGACGATGCGCCTGATGGGGCAGGGCGGCCGCTATGTGCCGGGCGGCAGCGACCGCCTCACCGGGCTCGATGCCTTCATCAACAATCCCCTCACCAGTGATCCCGTGCGCTATGCCCGCAACGCGGCGATCCTCGAGGAGGATCCGACGCTGGGGCTGGCATCGCCGACGGTGGCCTGGGCCGACGCAGCGTTCCGCGCGATGCACACCTTCAAGGGCATGAACTACCCCTCCGAGATCCGCCAGCCGATCCTGATGCTGGCCGCCTCCAACGACACCATCGTTTCGACCGCGGCGATCGAGGAGTTCGCCTATCACTTGCGTGCCGGCTCGCATCTCGTGATCGCAGGCGCCAAGCACGAAATCCTCCAGGAGCAGGATCGCTACCGTTCGCAATTCTGGGCCGCCTTCGACGCCTTCGTGCCGGGCACGCCGCTGTTCGGGTGA
- the gltB gene encoding glutamate synthase large subunit, with translation MNGSQFERANIVAEELSATVASKTTDRPLEKHTYRPPAQGLYDPSLEKDSCGVGFIANIKGKKSHEIVSDALSILCNLEHRGAVGADPRAGDGAGILVQIPHAFFIRKAKELGFALPAPGEYAVGALFMPRDTAWRNVIKSIIADQIKAEGLTLLGWRDVPTDNSSLGVTVKPTEPSCMQVFIGRNGTAKTEDDFERKLYILRKSISQAIYQRRDRGLAGYYPCSMSCRTVIYKGMFLADQLGKYYPDLHEKDFESALALVHQRFSTNTFPTWSLAHPYRMIAHNGEINTLRGNTNWMAARQASVSSELYGKDINRLWPISYEGQSDTACFDNALEFLVQGGYSLPHAVMMMIPEAWAGNPLMDEKRRAFYEYHAALMEPWDGPAAIAFTDGRQIGATLDRNGLRPARYLVTKDDRIVMASEMGVLKIPEDQIITKWRLQPGKMLLVDLEQGRLIPDDEIKAELAKSHPYKEWLDRTQIVLEELPKAPTTGVRSNLSLLDRQQTFGYSQEDISILMTPMASTGEEATGSMGNDTPVSALSDKPKPLFTYFKQNFAQVTNPPIDPIREELVMSLVSIIGPRPNLFDLQGLATTKRLEVRQPILTDADLEKIRSIADLGDSHFKSRTLDTTFHAGLGAAGMDQVLDELCARAESAVREGVNIIILSDRMVGTDRVPIPSLLACAAVHHHLIRTGLRTSVGLVVESGEPREVHHFACLAGYGAEAINPYLAFETIIAMKDRLPGSLDDYEIVKRYIKSIGKGLLKVMSKMGISTYQSYCGAQIFDAVGLKADFVAKFFAGTHTRVEGVGLAEIAEEAVRRHADAFGEAQVYKSALDVGGEYAYRTRGEDHAWTAESVSLLQHAARGNSQERYRAFAKILNEQSERLLTLRGLFRVKSAEEEKRKPIPLDQVEPAKEIVKRFATGAMSFGSISREAHTTLAIAMNRIGGKSNTGEGGEEADRFKPLANGDSMRSAIKQVASGRFGVTTEYLVNSDMMQIKMAQGAKPGEGGQLPGHKVDATIAKVRHSTPGVGLISPPPHHDIYSIEDLAQLIYDLKNVNPEGDVSVKLVSEIGVGTVAAGVAKARADHVTIAGFEGGTGASPLTSIKHAGSPWEIGLAETHQTLVRERLRSRIAVQVDGGFRTGRDVVIGALLGADEFGFATAPLIAAGCIMMRKCHLNTCPVGVATQDPVLRKRFTGQPEHVINYFFFVAEEVREIMASLGFRTFNEMIGQVQMLDQTKLVAHWKAKGLDFSKLFVKQKEEKGQKIYHSELQNHHLEAVLDRKLIERATPALDRGAPVKIEAEINNTNRSAGAMLSGAVAKIYGHAGLPHDTIHVGLKGTAGQAFGAWLAHGITFELEGEGNDYVGKGLSGGKIIVKPPHNGGIVPEESIIVGNTVMYGAIEGECYFRGIAGERFAVRNSGAVAVVEGAGDHCCEYMTGGIVVVLGKTGRNFAAGMSGGIAYVLDESGDFDKLCNLSMVELEPVLSEEMINAGTYNHAGDLESHGRVDVFANLLDSDVERLHVLITRHAKATGSKRAADILANWKEWLPKFRKVMPVEYRRALREMAANADAEPKIAIGA, from the coding sequence ATGAACGGGTCGCAATTCGAGCGCGCAAACATCGTGGCAGAAGAGCTGTCGGCGACGGTCGCCTCGAAAACGACTGATCGTCCGCTTGAGAAACACACCTACCGCCCGCCGGCCCAAGGTCTTTACGATCCGAGCCTGGAAAAGGATTCCTGCGGCGTCGGCTTCATCGCCAACATCAAGGGCAAGAAGTCGCACGAGATCGTCTCGGACGCGCTGAGCATCCTCTGCAACCTCGAGCATCGCGGCGCGGTCGGCGCCGACCCGCGCGCCGGTGACGGTGCCGGCATCCTGGTGCAGATCCCGCACGCCTTCTTCATCCGCAAGGCCAAGGAGCTCGGCTTCGCGCTTCCCGCGCCCGGCGAATACGCCGTCGGCGCACTGTTCATGCCCCGCGACACCGCCTGGCGCAACGTCATCAAGAGCATCATCGCCGACCAGATCAAGGCGGAAGGCCTCACTCTGCTCGGCTGGCGCGACGTGCCGACCGACAATTCCTCGCTCGGTGTCACCGTGAAGCCGACCGAACCCTCGTGCATGCAGGTGTTCATCGGCCGCAACGGCACCGCCAAGACCGAGGACGATTTCGAGCGGAAGCTCTACATCCTGCGCAAGTCGATCTCGCAGGCGATCTACCAGCGCCGCGACCGCGGCCTCGCCGGCTATTACCCCTGCTCGATGTCGTGCCGCACCGTGATCTACAAGGGCATGTTCCTCGCCGACCAGCTCGGCAAGTACTATCCCGATCTGCACGAGAAGGATTTCGAGAGCGCGCTCGCATTGGTGCATCAGCGCTTCTCGACCAACACCTTCCCGACCTGGTCGCTGGCGCATCCCTACCGGATGATCGCGCATAACGGCGAGATCAACACACTGCGCGGCAACACCAACTGGATGGCGGCGCGCCAGGCCTCGGTGAGCTCGGAGCTCTACGGCAAGGACATCAACCGGCTCTGGCCGATCTCGTACGAAGGTCAGAGCGACACCGCCTGCTTCGACAACGCGCTCGAATTCCTGGTGCAGGGCGGCTACTCGCTGCCGCACGCCGTCATGATGATGATTCCGGAGGCGTGGGCCGGCAATCCCTTGATGGATGAGAAGCGCCGCGCCTTCTACGAATATCATGCCGCACTGATGGAGCCGTGGGACGGCCCCGCGGCGATCGCCTTCACCGACGGCCGCCAGATCGGCGCCACGCTCGACCGCAACGGGTTGCGGCCGGCGCGCTATCTCGTCACCAAGGACGATCGCATCGTGATGGCGTCCGAAATGGGCGTTCTCAAGATTCCCGAGGACCAGATCATCACCAAGTGGCGCCTGCAGCCCGGCAAGATGCTGCTGGTCGACCTCGAACAGGGCCGCCTGATCCCCGACGACGAGATCAAGGCCGAGCTCGCCAAGAGCCATCCTTACAAGGAGTGGCTGGACCGCACCCAGATCGTGCTGGAGGAGCTGCCGAAGGCGCCGACCACCGGCGTGCGCTCCAACCTGTCGCTGCTCGATCGCCAGCAGACGTTCGGCTACAGCCAGGAAGACATCAGCATCCTGATGACGCCGATGGCCTCCACCGGCGAGGAAGCGACGGGCTCGATGGGCAACGACACGCCGGTCTCGGCGCTGTCGGACAAGCCCAAGCCGCTGTTCACCTACTTCAAGCAGAATTTTGCGCAGGTCACCAACCCGCCGATCGACCCGATCCGCGAGGAGCTGGTGATGAGCCTGGTCTCGATCATCGGACCGCGGCCGAACCTGTTCGATCTGCAAGGCCTCGCCACCACCAAGCGTCTCGAGGTGCGTCAGCCCATCCTGACCGACGCGGATCTGGAAAAGATCCGCTCGATCGCCGATCTCGGCGATTCCCACTTCAAGTCGCGCACGCTCGACACCACGTTCCATGCCGGCCTCGGCGCTGCGGGCATGGACCAGGTGCTGGATGAGCTCTGCGCGCGCGCCGAATCCGCGGTGCGCGAGGGCGTCAACATCATCATCCTGTCCGACCGCATGGTCGGCACCGACCGGGTACCGATCCCCTCGCTGCTCGCCTGCGCCGCCGTGCATCATCATCTGATCCGCACCGGATTGCGCACCTCGGTCGGCCTCGTCGTCGAGTCCGGCGAGCCGCGCGAAGTACATCACTTCGCCTGCCTTGCCGGCTATGGCGCCGAAGCGATCAATCCCTATCTCGCGTTCGAGACCATCATCGCGATGAAGGACCGCCTGCCCGGCTCGCTCGACGACTACGAGATCGTCAAGCGCTACATCAAGTCGATCGGCAAGGGCCTGCTCAAGGTGATGTCCAAGATGGGCATCTCGACCTACCAGTCCTATTGCGGCGCGCAGATCTTCGATGCGGTCGGCCTCAAGGCGGATTTCGTCGCAAAGTTCTTCGCAGGCACCCACACCCGCGTCGAGGGCGTGGGCCTGGCCGAGATCGCGGAAGAGGCCGTGCGCCGCCACGCCGACGCGTTCGGCGAGGCGCAGGTCTACAAGAGCGCGCTCGACGTCGGCGGTGAATATGCCTACCGCACCCGCGGCGAGGACCATGCCTGGACGGCCGAGTCGGTGTCGCTGCTCCAGCACGCCGCGCGCGGCAACTCGCAGGAGCGCTACCGCGCCTTCGCCAAGATACTGAACGAGCAGTCGGAGCGTCTCTTGACGCTGCGCGGCCTGTTCCGGGTCAAGAGCGCCGAGGAGGAGAAGCGCAAGCCCATCCCCCTCGATCAGGTCGAGCCGGCCAAGGAGATCGTCAAGCGCTTCGCCACGGGTGCAATGAGCTTCGGCTCGATCTCGCGCGAGGCGCACACCACGCTCGCGATCGCCATGAACCGGATCGGCGGCAAGTCGAACACCGGCGAAGGCGGCGAGGAAGCCGACCGCTTCAAGCCGCTGGCGAACGGCGATTCCATGCGTTCGGCGATCAAGCAGGTCGCCTCGGGCCGCTTCGGCGTGACCACGGAGTATCTCGTCAACTCCGACATGATGCAGATCAAGATGGCGCAGGGTGCCAAGCCCGGCGAAGGCGGCCAGCTTCCCGGTCACAAGGTCGACGCGACCATCGCCAAGGTCCGGCACTCGACGCCGGGCGTCGGCCTGATCTCGCCGCCGCCGCACCACGACATCTATTCGATCGAGGATCTGGCGCAGCTCATCTACGACCTCAAGAACGTCAATCCGGAAGGCGACGTCTCGGTGAAGCTCGTCTCCGAGATCGGCGTCGGCACGGTCGCGGCCGGTGTTGCCAAGGCGCGCGCCGACCACGTCACCATCGCGGGCTTCGAGGGCGGCACCGGCGCTTCGCCGCTGACCTCGATCAAGCATGCCGGCAGCCCTTGGGAGATCGGTCTCGCCGAAACCCACCAGACGCTGGTGCGCGAGCGGCTGCGCAGCCGCATCGCAGTCCAGGTCGACGGCGGCTTCCGCACCGGCCGTGACGTCGTGATCGGCGCGCTGCTCGGAGCCGACGAGTTCGGCTTCGCCACCGCGCCGCTGATCGCGGCCGGCTGCATCATGATGCGCAAGTGCCATCTCAACACCTGCCCGGTCGGCGTCGCGACCCAGGACCCGGTCCTGCGCAAGCGCTTCACCGGCCAGCCCGAGCACGTGATCAACTACTTCTTCTTCGTCGCGGAGGAAGTCCGCGAGATCATGGCGAGCCTCGGGTTCCGCACCTTCAACGAGATGATCGGTCAGGTCCAGATGCTCGACCAGACCAAGCTGGTCGCACACTGGAAGGCCAAGGGCCTCGATTTCTCGAAGCTTTTCGTCAAGCAGAAGGAAGAGAAGGGCCAGAAGATCTATCACTCGGAGCTCCAGAATCATCATCTGGAGGCCGTGCTCGATCGCAAGCTGATCGAGAGGGCGACGCCCGCGCTCGACCGCGGCGCGCCGGTGAAGATCGAGGCCGAGATCAACAACACCAACCGTTCCGCCGGCGCGATGCTGTCGGGCGCGGTAGCCAAGATCTACGGCCATGCCGGCCTGCCGCATGACACCATCCATGTCGGCCTCAAGGGTACCGCCGGTCAGGCCTTCGGCGCCTGGCTCGCCCACGGCATCACCTTCGAGCTCGAGGGCGAAGGCAACGACTATGTCGGCAAGGGTCTCTCCGGCGGCAAGATCATCGTCAAGCCGCCGCATAACGGCGGCATCGTGCCGGAAGAGAGCATCATCGTCGGCAACACCGTGATGTATGGCGCGATCGAGGGCGAATGCTACTTCCGAGGCATCGCCGGCGAACGTTTTGCCGTGCGCAATTCCGGCGCGGTTGCCGTGGTCGAGGGCGCCGGCGATCATTGCTGCGAATACATGACGGGCGGCATCGTGGTCGTGCTCGGCAAGACCGGGCGCAACTTCGCGGCCGGCATGTCCGGCGGCATCGCCTACGTGCTCGACGAGAGCGGAGACTTCGACAAGCTCTGCAATCTCAGCATGGTCGAGCTCGAGCCGGTGCTGTCCGAGGAAATGATCAATGCCGGCACTTACAATCACGCCGGTGACCTCG
- a CDS encoding alpha/beta hydrolase: MTIWRSLFVAASLLAAPFSLAHAQTLQTVKAKNVVLVHGAWADGSSWSEVIPILQAAGLHVTAVQNPLGSLAESVEATKRALAEQDGPTVLAAHSWGGTVISQVGADPKVTGLVYVAARAPDANEDFVALSKQFPAGPARAGIVERDGFTKLSEDAFLKYFANGLPPERAKELYAVQWPTAASIFAGRTTEAAWHTKPSWYAVSKNDYTINPDFERFLAKRMNATTIELDAGHLSLVSHPKEVANLILDAAGYGRS, encoded by the coding sequence GTGACCATCTGGCGCAGCCTTTTCGTCGCCGCGAGTCTTTTGGCGGCTCCCTTCAGCCTTGCCCACGCGCAAACCCTGCAGACCGTGAAGGCGAAGAACGTCGTGCTGGTGCACGGCGCCTGGGCGGACGGCTCGAGCTGGTCCGAGGTGATCCCGATCCTGCAGGCTGCGGGCCTGCATGTCACCGCCGTGCAGAATCCGCTGGGCTCGCTCGCCGAGTCGGTCGAGGCGACCAAGCGCGCGCTGGCGGAGCAGGACGGCCCGACCGTGCTGGCCGCGCATTCCTGGGGCGGCACCGTGATCAGCCAGGTCGGTGCCGACCCGAAAGTCACCGGGCTCGTCTACGTCGCGGCGCGCGCGCCCGACGCCAACGAGGATTTTGTCGCGCTGTCGAAGCAATTCCCGGCGGGGCCCGCGCGTGCCGGCATCGTCGAGCGCGACGGCTTCACAAAGCTCTCCGAGGACGCATTCCTGAAGTATTTCGCCAATGGCCTTCCGCCGGAGCGCGCCAAGGAGCTCTATGCCGTGCAATGGCCGACGGCGGCTTCGATCTTCGCCGGCCGCACCACCGAAGCTGCGTGGCACACCAAGCCGAGCTGGTACGCGGTGTCGAAGAACGACTACACCATCAATCCCGATTTCGAACGCTTCCTGGCCAAGCGCATGAACGCGACCACGATCGAGCTCGACGCCGGTCACCTCTCGCTGGTGTCGCATCCGAAGGAGGTGGCGAACCTGATCCTGGATGCGGCCGGTTATGGACGGAGCTGA